The genomic DNA TTTTAGGGGGGAAAAACCTTTTAGATTTAGACGCATCGAAATATGTTCATtttagggggagaaaaaaaaaacaggaaaattactCCCTGACCTCATTACCTAGAGGTAActtttgttagtatttttgtGGCTATGTTACGCACCTTTTCTCTATGTGTATAAGGATCTGTGAGcgtattttttaatggaatcacATTGCTAATACACTTTTTTttgcatatactttttaaaaaaactatatttatagttttcttagtAATAGCTTtcacatgtacatttttttttaatgctgcctATACCAAATATGAGTGTTTAGAGCAGTGATTGCTAAACTTAGCAggcattagaatcacctagagCAGGGATTAGTAGACTTTTTCTATATAGGGCCAGATCACAAATACTTTAGTCTGTTggaactactcagctctgctgtcGTTGCAGGAAAGCAGCATGggcaatatgtaaacaaatggcaATGGCTGTGCTCCAAAATGTAATTTCCCAAAACAGGCAGTAAGCTGGATTTGGTCCACAcaccatagtttgccaaccctaGTTTAGAAAAAGGGtccatgaatattttattgagcCCAGACTATACTCGAAGTAGTTGGCAGacataagaaaggaaaacaaagatccctgccctcagggagctcacaTTCCAGTTCTTCTATGAGTAGACAATAAGCACACTAAGTCTTATGATGtgacatatttgaaaattgataaatagaatggaaaaaaagaacaaggagagCAGAGTGAGGGGAGTGGgttgtagtttatttatttaatattttatttatttattaatgagagacacaggggggtgggcagagacacaggcagagggagaagcaggctccatgcagggagcccaatgcgggactcgatcctgaatctccaggatcaggccctgggccgaaggcagcgccaaaccactgagccacccgggctgccctgggttgTAGTTTAAAGTAGaacagttgggatccctgggtgtcgcagtggtttagcacctgcctttggcctggggcgtgatcctggagacccgggattgaatcccacgtcgggctcccagtgcatggagcctgcttctccctctgcctgtgtctctgcctctctctctctctctctctctctatcataaataaaaaaataaaaaaaaataaaaactttaaaaaaataaataaataaagtagaacaGTTGAGGTAGGCCACAATTAGATGGGAGGATTTGAGCGAGGCTGTGAAGAAGGTGAGGAAGTTGGCCCGTGGGTGTCCAAGGAGAGAGTTCTAGGTACAAGGAACAGCCCATCCAAAGGCCCTAAAAGCCGAAATGTGTCTGGTGTGTTTCACGAGGAGCAAAGTCAGTGAAGGTAGAATGgagtaagaagaggaagagaggttCATTGTTTATGTCTTCTGGAAGATTTCTGTGGCTCTGGGGAGCCTCTGGGCCAAAGTGCATCTCCACTCAAGTAGCTTCCTTTTTCTTACTTAACAATTCTAGACTATTTTGCCATGTGTATAAGTGTTCTGCAGTCTAACGTTTAAAAGGCACATAATGTTTTATCATGTGActacaccatttatttatttttgtaattcctTATCAGTGAACTCTCaagttgggtttttaaattttcattactaTAACAGCACTACAATGAACCTCTTATTGGCTAAGTCTTTGACTGAATCCAGAATTTTCCCTTAgaatagattcctttttttttttttttaatttttatttatttatgatagtcacacacagagagagagaggcagagacacaggcagagggagaagcaggctccatgcagggagcccgacgtgggattcgatcccgggtctccaggatcacgccctgggccaaaggcaggcgccaaaccgctgcaccacccagggatccctagaatagATTCCTAAAAGTGGATTCACTGAGCCAGAGTGAGAATAGAATGTAAGATCTTTGATTTATATTTGCCAGCCCCTTTTAAAGAGTGCTATCACCCCCAGCTACAAATTGTTCATACATACCCCTTCCTGCCCTTCACACTGTGGATCATGATTCCAGGCTCAAGCACAGATATCAGCGAGGACTGGGAAAAGGACTTTGACTTGGACATGACTGAAGAAGAAGTGCAGATGGCACTCTCCAAAGTGGATGCCTCTGGGGAGGTAAGTGGGCCTGGCTGGCCTCAGGGAAGCAAGCCCAGTGACCCCAGTATCTGAGGATTCTCCCCATCAGGCCCAACTGTCCCTTCAGAGTGGATCCCTATTCCTTTCTGAGATGGCAGCTTCAGGAAGGGTGCTGGGACCTCCCACTCAGGCCCTGAATAGTTCCGATCAGCAGGCTCTGCTTCCCCTCAGTTCCAGGTTGGATGGTGGGAGAGTTTCTGACATTAGCTCTGCATGAAAGTCACGTGAGGAGCTACTAAAAAATGTAGACTCCAAACCCCACCCCACATCTTCTGACTCATGGTCCCCAGGAATGGGACCTGAACAGATTTCTGGCCTTGGGGCAAAAGACTGTGTGATCtagggcaagtcacttaacctgagcctctgtttcctcatcattGAACTGGTCCTAGAAGCTTGTAAGCTGTGATAGATAATGCACGTAGACATGTTAGGCATTGTGCCTAGGACATGGGAGGACTCAGTGAACATTACTAAAGCCCCCACAAAACCCAGTCCAGCTAAAAGCTCAGAGGCCTTACTACTCTTACTCTTCATTACCTGCTAGAATCAGGAATGGGTCATTTTGAATGAAAGGCAGGGAAAAAAGCTCTCACAGATAAGAAGTGACAGGACTGAGGGTCCAGCCCAAACACTTGATTCAAGTCAGTGTTTCTTCCAGTGTCacacaagaaccacatgatccttcCATCATATAGCTCATGAATCTGCTATATGAGGTGAACAGattagagagacaggcagggccTCATTTTTCATACTGGAAAACTGAAACCTGGGGAGAGATAGAGGCCTACCCAAGAGTCTTTGGCTCCTGTGACCTCACTATATCCAGGCTGAGAAGGCCCATGATCACCTATCATGTCACAGGGGCTTGATGCCTTCTGTATCTTCATAGCCCTCTGTAAAACCAGATGACCATATACTTACTTCAGCAGAGTCATTCTATAACCTATCATACCAGGGATCAGCTGAGAGCAGGCCACTAGAAAGTTCCCTGGGGAGACTTCAGCTGGGGGAATAGGGTGCTAGAGCCCCTAATGAAGACACTGTGAGCACCTGCAGTGCAGTGCCACCTTACATCTCATCACAATGCCACTCTCAAGTTCTCCTTAAGGGACTGACCAGCTTGGTTCCTAGAGACAGGGTGTCCCCTTCTAGCATCCATTATTGGTCAGTGGAAGCCTTTTCTTTAGTTCTGGAATGATCAGAGCAGCAGACCTGCCCCTTAGGCAGAGGGCAGCTCTGCTCCCCAGACACATTCCTTAAGACAGTGGTTCACTCTCATAGAGGGCAGGAGGGTATGGCTCAAGGCAGGActtgggcatggggtgggggtgggctgctGTTTAGGGGAGGGCTATCCAGAAATGGAGGCAGCTAGGGGAGGTGGGGTCTGGGCTTGACTCAGAGGAGTAAATATGTGTTTGTGCTCTCCATTATCCCCTCCTGTCTGCAGCTGGAAGATGTAGAGTGGGAGGACTGGGAATGAGGGGAGCCAGAGCGTACAGCTCCCCCACCCACAGAACCTCCCACCCCTTCGCTCGTCTCAGCCCAGCCCTGGAAGACACTGACTGAGAATGTTTCCCCAATGGCCTCTGTCAACCAGAGTTCTGGGCACAGATTCTGGGTGGCTCCTTGCTGGTCCTTTGGGCCTCTGCTCATATCTGGGAAGGGGCTCACTAAATCCAAACCAGAAACTCTGACTTGTGCCAACTATAGGATGATTCAAGGGGGAGGAAACCTACCCCCGACACCAGAAGAGCCTACATTTCTCTGCTGAACACCCACTGTTCTTGGGGACTCTTGCTGGGAAATCCCAAGGGATAACTCTAGCCCTTCTACCTGTGTAGACAGATGCTAAGCACCAGTCTCTTGGAGGAAGCTGAGACAACACTCTGTCCCATCCATAAGCAGGCAAGGAAGGTCATCCCACCTGTCCTTGACTAGACAGGGATGGCTAGCACATTTTGGTTCCTAGCCCAGTGAGTAAGAGGCATTCGTCTCTGGGAAACTTGCCTCTCTTTGGGGATCTCCCCCTCCCAGGCATTTTCCATTCCCAGAAAGGTTCCTTGTGGTTCCGAATCTAGAGACCAAACCCTGAgtccccacctccttccttttGTCCAGCCCAGGCTGGTATGTCCCCATTGCCTCTCCCAGGGCTTCTTCATGTCAAATGCACCCAAGTCCTTAGCCCAGCTGTGCCACCTGCAAGAGTCTGCTCTTGcatttcttcccctccccaagAAGGGAGGGGGTCACTTCAGGCCCTTCTGTGCATTGCCTGGCGGGATACCTTGTCCAACCAGCTACCCACCTCGACCTCCCTGTAGCTTAGGACACAAGCCAGCTACCAGCGGTACAGAGCAGTGATCAAAGCCGAGTACTTACACCTCTGGTAAGCCCAACTTCTCCACCTCAACCCTTCTGCTTCTTGAAGGGATATGCTGGGGGTGAACCTCTTGAGACTCTCATCAGGCTTCTTCAAAAGCTCTTCCTCCTGAAGACAGACCCAGTCTTTGTGGCTCTCACCCTCACTCTGGTAAAGCTGTTCCTCTCTTGGGGAAATGAGGGGCTGCAGGAATTCCTGGAGACCCTGGTGCTTCATGATGCTGCTCTGGTGATTCTTGTACATAATCTGGTGTATTCACCAATGATTTAAAAGGATTGTGGTCAGATATGCCAAGAGAGTGGTGGTCATTTCCACTTCAAACCTTCAGTGAGGGGGTGGGATGTAAAGAatgttgaatcttttttttttttttttttgacgggatggggtttttctctttgtaattactTCTTTAGTTTAATTAACCTTTTGGTTGTTTGtgcaatattatatattttaaattataatgcaTCTCCCCAGAGTATTTTGtagccaggaaaagaaaaaaggaaaaaaaaaaaaaaaagattctaacaGCTGTtagttttgtaattaaaaaagaaagaaaaaagaactttgtcCTGAACCTTTTCCAGACTTGCCGTTAATAGCATTAAAGAGATTCAAAGAAGCTGGAAGGGTGTCTGGGGGTCTCTTCTTGTCCCCAGCAGCAGCTGCGCTGGAGGCAGGGCCGGGCAAACACAGAATGCAGGGTGGCTTCTGCGTGGAGCCTAAGGAAGGGGCAGGGATGGCAGGAGGAGTGGTCTGAGTCACGAAGAAGTCCCTCATCCTTACCTCAGACACAGCTTAGACCCTGGGGTAAGGCAGGGAACGGCCCCCAGCAGGCCTCCCACCAAGACAAGGAGTCGAGAAGCCATCTCTGCATTCCCAGTGCTTCTGCTTTTATTTGGAAAGGAAGTTACAACAGCAGTGGTTCCACTGCTCTCGGGtcacttttctcttctcctcccccaccctgtgTACGATTCTGGggtctatttttaattaacttgagTGAAACACCTGTGTGAAAATCACTTGTTAGCTCTAATAAAAGGGAAGTCTGAATGAGGCCCTCTGGTTGCATGAAGATCtttaaagggaaagagaagtaaGGCTCGGGAGGGCATAGGTAAGTTATAGGATAGAAGtaaacttaatatatatattatatatataggtatatacatGTAAGATAGAagtaaacttaaatatatatcaCCATTTTAGAAGCAGGTTTTTGGGTTTGCTTTCTCTCCCTGTTTTATTGGGGAGGACTTGCCATTGCTTTTTTCAAGTGCTTGCTAGCCATGGATGGCAACTAACTTCTTCAATTGAAGGCCGGAGGATCATATCTGGTTCCAGGAGCCGCTTGAGCAGGTCCTGGCATTCGGCCGAGATGCCCAGATGAGTAGGGAAGGACACCCCCTTCTGCTGCTGCCACAGCATCTTGGGAATGTCTGTGTCGTCAAAAGGTAGGCTGGCACAGAGCATGACGTACAGGACCACACCCATGCTCCAGACGTCCCCCTTCTTGCTATCATGGGGAATACCCTGCAGCACCTCAGGGGCGGCATAGGCTGTGCTGCCACAGAAGGTCTGGCTCAGCTCTCGGCGTGACTTGGGCAACACCTTAGCAAAGCCAAAGTCTGTCAGCTTCAGATTGAAGCCCTGCAACAAGGCGTTCTCACACTTGAGGTCCCGGTGGGCCACACCACAGCCATGGCAGTAGCGGATGGCCTCGACCATCTGACGGAAGAGGGCCTTGGCCCGGCTCTCGGGCAGCGGCCCCCCATTCAGCACACAGTCAAAGACATCCCCTCCCTCAGCCAGCTCCATCACCAGGTAGATTTTCCCATCAGCAGACTCCAGCATCTCATACACCCGGATGATGTTCTTGTGGTCCAGGGTGCGGACAATCTGGAGCTCCCGAGGCAGGAATCTCTGGATAAATTCTGAGgagacaagggaaaaaaagataggatGTCAAGTCCAGAAAGGGATAACTCTTCACTCCTGTCTCCTGCCTTCCAGCTTCTGTCTGTCTGGGTCTTGTGCCCTGGTTCCCATTAACAGTCTTAAATGTCTAGCTGCTTGGACGTTGCAAAGAATGTTcactactattatttttatagttagtATAGTATTCAGAGGAACTACTCCCTGCCACCCTAAGGGACTGTGAGCAACCTGTGAGATACCACGGATATCAAAGTGCTTTGGGGATTTTTAGACAAAACCACTGAATCTGTTATGAGGCCTGATTTGCCCACAGCATAGTGAGCCAGCTCCTCACACCCCTGCCTCCTACCCACAGTTCTTCCCATGAGCCCTGTCTCCCTTTTTCCCATTTTGCCTGCCTTGGCAGCAGCTCCTGCCCTCTGCCAGCCTAGACCGTGGCCTCTGTGCCCACTTCTGTCCCTCTCCCGGAATAGGGCAGGTCCAGCAGGCTGGGGTTCTGCCTCTGACGACCCTTTGCCTCCTGCCACTTTAATCTTGGGTTTTAGACTCAGCTCTTGGGTTTTAAACAGCTCTTTGTGCTGTTTCTAGACTCCCAGCATCCTTCTGTTCCCCCGCTGACCTACCCCAGAGCCACAAACTCTTGCAGTCCTTGGCTCCAgactaaggggggggggggggggcgggggatgatCCTTTCCACCGGCGAAAGTGCCCACCCACCTCAACCagccctcccttcctccaaaGGGGCCCCAGCTCACCTTCTGGCCCTCCCATCTTGTCAATAATTTTAATTGCCACTTTTCTTTGGTGTTTTTTGGAAAATGCTTCTTTGACTTTTGAGTAGGTCCCTTCCCCAATGGTCTTGCCCAGCTGGTACCCATTGGAGAGCAGAAAGTCCTCCATGCTGTCTAGcgcctccttccttcctatcaCCCTCTCAGCTCATGCTGCCTCTGTGAGGCAGCTCTACTCCACCATCGCCCTTGGCCTGCTCCTTTTCCCCCCAAGGACTTCATCCGCAGCTGCCCCCAGCGCTAGAACATTCTCCGTCTGGACACAGCAGCCacgggtggtggggagggagagggccagaCATTTTAAAACTCCGGCCCAATTGTGATGTAAATGATGTGTGACCCTTGGCCAAAATGGGCAGCGCCCTTACCTGCCCTCACCCCCGCCACCAGCAAACCCAGCACGGGTTAAGTCGCCGCCGCGCCCGGTCCCGGAGCCAGGCAGGGGGTCCGCCCGGGGCGTCTGCGCGCCGCCCGGAGGACGGGCTCCTTTTCGTGGACGCCGCCCCGCGGCTGCCGGGGCTCTGCCCGGACCCAGCGCCAGGGGCCATGGCAAGAGCCCTCCGGCCCCGGCTCGCGGCCGCGCTGAGTGCCACGGCCGGGGGCTCCCGGCGAGAGAAACGGGCTCTGTGAGGTCAGCGCGCCGCGGCCCGGGTCACAATGCAGCCGCCCCTCGACGCCCGGGCCGTGGCGCGCCGCAGACACCTGCCCGGCTCCGCCTGGACCCGAGCGTCCTCCCGCGCCCTGGGTCGGGCAACTGCTTCCCGCCCGGGACCGGCCTCGGCCTCCGGCAGGTGAGCAACGCcccggggggcgggcgcgggcgcgggcagGGGGCGCCCGGAGGCCCGGGAGCGCCTGACCGCCACTCCCCGCGCAGAGCGCCCCCGGGCCCGGACATGAGTGCCCAGGAGCCCCCGCAGGGTCGGAGATTCCCCATTGAGGCCGGAGACTCCCCTGGCCTTGCCGCCGCCCCCGAGTCCCAGGACAGCCCGGAGCCGGTAGCCACGGAGCACAACCCGGTCAGGTGAGGCCGgcgcccccccgcggcccctcctGCCGCCCCGGCCCCCTGGGGCGTCCCTGCCGTGGGGGCCCCGGGATGCCTGCGTCCGCTTCCCCCGTCCAGAACCCCGTCCCCGCGTCAGGGCtcggagggaggggggcagggcgggTGCACTTTCCCCCGCGTTCCCAACCGCAGGGGCCGGGCCCCGCTTTCCCCAGGCCGCTTCGACGCTGCCCGGGCTGCCACTGCCTGACGCTGCTGCACGTGCCCATCGACGTCTACCTGGCCATGGGCGGGAGCCCCCGGGCCCGCGCCACCTGAGTGCGCCTGCGCACGGCGGCTCCGCGGGAGCCGGGCGGGGACGGGGCCGCCGCGGGCCACCACGCTGAGGTCGCGCGCGCCGAGCACGAGACAAtgatgcacattttaaaataaaagaatgatgcACATTTTAATAAAGCACAGCATAAACTGTTCTTTCCACTCCGGGCTGGCCGTGTATGTCTATCCCGTCGATCGGCCCGCAAGCTGCCCGCCCGCCGTCCTCGCAGGGACCCAACCCTAGAGTCCCGTGCTCCCAGTGGGCGCCAGccctttctcccatttcttccGGGTCCTGACCCCTTGCAGGGCAACCTTTCCCCTGCCCTCATCCTTCGCCTCATCCCTCTTGGTTTTCCAGGGAAATTCGCACAGCTGTGCTGGACTCTGGTGGTCCAGAGAGGCTCTGGCCTGGAGCGGTTGGACAGACAACTTAGAATAAAGAGAATGGCCACCCACAACAGGCCTGTTTAATGCTCCTGAGATGGAGTTAGATTTTGTTACCTGCTGTTCTGTGACCCCAGGCACCTCTGGCTTCGTTGGAGGGATTAGTGGTCTCCCAGGCCTTCTAGAGCCTTGATTTCTCCTGGGAGTGGTAGGACCAAAAGAAGACTGGGGAAAAAACCTtgatttctcattcctttttttttttttttagattttatttattcatgagagacacagagagagagaggcagagacacaggcagagggagaagcaggctccatgcaggaagcccaacatgagactcgatcccaggtctccaggatcacaccctgggctgaaggcagtgctaaacttctgagccacccaggctgcccctcattcctattttatatagAGTTGAGGGAACTGAGGCTTGAGAGACTTGCCCAGGTTCCCCCAGATGATAGTTGAGAGTCTAGCACACTCATCAGTGTCCTCAGACTTAATACTCTAAAATCTATCCATGAGCCAAGGCTGCCTGGAAGTATA from Canis lupus dingo isolate Sandy chromosome 2, ASM325472v2, whole genome shotgun sequence includes the following:
- the TSSK3 gene encoding testis-specific serine/threonine-protein kinase 3 — its product is MEDFLLSNGYQLGKTIGEGTYSKVKEAFSKKHQRKVAIKIIDKMGGPEEFIQRFLPRELQIVRTLDHKNIIRVYEMLESADGKIYLVMELAEGGDVFDCVLNGGPLPESRAKALFRQMVEAIRYCHGCGVAHRDLKCENALLQGFNLKLTDFGFAKVLPKSRRELSQTFCGSTAYAAPEVLQGIPHDSKKGDVWSMGVVLYVMLCASLPFDDTDIPKMLWQQQKGVSFPTHLGISAECQDLLKRLLEPDMILRPSIEEVSCHPWLAST
- the FAM229A gene encoding protein FAM229A; this translates as MQPPLDARAVARRRHLPGSAWTRASSRALGRATASRPGPASASGRAPPGPDMSAQEPPQGRRFPIEAGDSPGLAAAPESQDSPEPVATEHNPVRPLRRCPGCHCLTLLHVPIDVYLAMGGSPRARAT